The Macaca nemestrina isolate mMacNem1 chromosome 6, mMacNem.hap1, whole genome shotgun sequence genome window below encodes:
- the LOC105480825 gene encoding protein angel homolog 2: MEAWRCVRKGYGHCVVGRGRYPMFPHHSRSLGRDWTTPWENLQRCCWNRHISSCMRWPGHYYQAPYPYFSSRYFSLNWRPPCLFESRTQFQYCNWRPDNLSQTSLIHLSSYVMNAEGDEPSSKRRKHQGVIKRNWEYICSHDKEKTKILGDKNVGPKCEDSENKFDFSVMSYNILSQDLLEDNSHLYRHCRRPVLHWSFRFPNILKEIKHFDADVLCLQEVQEDHYGAEIRPSLESLGYHCEYKMRTGRKPDGCAICFKHSKFSLLSVNPVEFFRPDISLLDRDNVGLVLLLQPKIACAASPAICVANTHLLYNPRRGDIKLTQLAMLLAEISSVAHQKDGSFCPIVMCGDFNSVPGSPLYSFIKEGKLNYEGLPIGKVSGQEQSSRGQRILSIPIWPPNLGISQNCVYEVQQVPKVEKTDSDLTQTQLKQTEVLVTAEKLSSNLQHHFSLSSVYSHYFPDTGIPEVTTCHSRSAITVDYIFYSAEKEDVAGHPGAEVALVGGLKLLARLSLLTEQDLWTVNGLPNENNSSDHLPLLAKFRLEL; this comes from the coding sequence ATGGAAGCCTGGCGCTGCGTGAGGAAGGGCTACGGCCACTGTGTGGTGGGAAGAGGCCGATACCCCATGTTTCCCCATCACTCGAGGAGTCTGGGCAGAGACTGGACTACACCGTGGGAGAATCTACAAAGGTGTTGCTGGAACAGACATATTTCTAGTTGTATGAGGTGGCCTGGACATTACTATCAAGCTCCTTACCCATACTTCAGTAGTAGGTATTTTTCACTAAATTGGAGACCACCCTGTTTGTTTGAGTCTAGAACTCAGTTCCAGTACTGTAACTGGAGACCTGACAACCTGAGCCAGACATCTTTGATTCATCTCTCTAGTTACGTCATGAACGCTGAGGGAGATGAGCCTTCATCAAAACGAAGAAAACACCAAGGCGTGATAAAGCGGAATTGGGAATATATATGTAGCCATGATAAAGAAAAAACGAAGATCCTAGGAGACAAAAATGTTGGTCCCAAATGTGAAGACAGTGAGAACAAGTTTGACTTTTCAGTGATGTCCTATAATATACTTTCACAAGATTTACTGGAAGATAACTCTCACCTTTATAGACATTGCCGGCGGCCAGTATTACACTGGAGTTTTAGGTTTCCCAAtattctgaaagaaattaaacactTTGATGCAGACGTACTTTGTTTGCAAGAAGTTCAAGAAGATCATTATGGAGCAGAGATTAGGCCAAGTTTGGAATCACTGGGTTATCACTGTGAATATAAGATGCGGACAGGAAGGAAACCTGATGGCTGTGCTATTTGCTTCAAACATTCCAAATTTTCACTCTTGTCAGTGAACCCAGTGGAATTCTTCCGCCCTGATATTTCTCTGTTGGACAGAGACAATGTTGGATTAGTTTTACTCTTGCAGCCCAAAATTGCATGTGCTGCCTCTCCTGCGATCTGTGTAGCAAATACCCATCTGTTGTATAATCCAAGGCGAGGTGATATTAAGCTGACCCAATTGGCAATGCTACTGGCAGAGATTTCCAGTGTTGCCCACCAGAAAGATGGCAGCTTCTGCCCTATTGTTATGTGTGGTGACTTTAATTCTGTTCCTGGTTCTCCACTATATagttttataaaggaaggaaaattgAATTATGAAGGACTTCCCATAGGAAAGGTATCTGGCCAGGAACAGTCTTCACGGGGACAAAGAATTTTATCTATTCCAATTTGGCCCCCAAACCTAGGTATCTCACAGAACTGTGTGTATGAGGTACAGCAGGTACCAAAAGTAGAAAAGACAGACAGTGATCTGACACAAACACAACTGAAGCAAACAGAGGTCCTAGTGACAGCTgaaaaattatcttcaaatttACAGCACCATTTCAGCTTGTCATCTGTTTATTCACATTACTTTCCTGACACTGGAATTCCAGAAGTGACCACCTGTCATTCCCGAAGTGCCATAACTGTGGATTATATTTTCTACTCTGCAGAAAAGGAAGATGTTGCTGGGCACCCAGGAGCTGAAGTTGCTTTGGTTGGTGGCTTGAAACTTCTAGCTAGACTGTCACTTCTTACAGAACAAGACTTATGGACTGTTAATGGACTTCCAAATGAAAATAACTCTTCAGATCATCTGCCTTTATTGGCAAAGTTCAGACTTGAGCTCTGA